The window CGGATCGCGCACGTCACCTACCGCAGCGAGCCGGAGCTGGCCCAGCGGTTCGGCCGTGCGTACCAGGGTGACGAGGACCCGTTGCGGCGCGGGCGGTTCGCCGTCGAGTCCTATTTGGACCATCATGCCGGCAAGCTGGCCGCCCGGTTCGACGCGAACAGCTACCTGGTGCTGACGGAGTCGATGAACACCCACGACGTCGGGCGTGACCGCGGCGGGGTCGCGGCGGCGCTGGGCCGGGTGACGGCCCGCGCGGTGATCGGCGGCGTGGACAGCGACCGGCTCTACCCGCTGTACCAGTCGGCGGAGATCGCGTCGGGGATCCCCGGAACGTCGGAGCCGTCGGTGGTTTCCTCGCCGTACGGCCACGACTCGTTCCTCATCGAGACCGAGCAGATCGCGGCGCTGGCGAAGGCTCTGCTGGGCTAGTACGTCCTCGTGCGTACGACCACGAGCCGCTCCCCGGGGGACGACCGCTTACGCCTCGCCGCGGAACCATCGGCCCATGCGGAAACCGGCAGTGGTGCTGCTCGTCGTCGCGAGCGTGTTCGCCGTGGTGCTCACGTACCCCTACTTGAACCTCGACATCGGCGAAAGCCGCCTCGAGGTGCGCGACAGCCTGCAGTACTCGGTACTGGTGGCGCACATCTTCACGGCCACGGTGGCGCTCGTGCTCGGCCCGTTGCAGTTCATGCCGAAGGTGCGGGCGCGCAGGCGGCTCCACCGGACGCTCGGCCGGGTCTACCTCCTCGCCGGGGTGCTGCCGTCCGCGCTGGCCGCGGTCCCGGTCGCGCTCTGGTCGGGGCGCCTCGTCACGCAGCTCGGGCTGACCACCGCCGCGGTCCTGTGGCTGGTCACCGGCGCCCTCACGTACCGGGCGGCCCGGCGGCGTGACTTCGCCGCGCACCGCGCCTGGATGATGCGCAACTACGCGCTGACGTTCCTCGCCGTCACGTCGCGTGTCCTGGTGCCGGTGCTCCTCCTGGTCCAGGTTCCCTTCGGCGGCGTCGACCCCGGCAGCGCGCCCACGATGATCCCGATCGGCCAGACGCTGGGCTGGGTGGTCAACCTGATCGTCGTCGAAATCCTGATCCGGCGCGGTCAGCGCCCTGAGACGCGTTCTCCCAGGCGTACCAAGCGGTTCGCGACCCGGCGTGACGCGCCGGCCGCGTAGTCGCCGAGCCGTTCGGCGGCCTTGTCGGACAGCTTCGCGACGCGCCAGGCGACGTCGTCCGCGCGATCGCCCGCTTCGTCGCCGACCGTGGTGATCCGGTCGGCGAGCCGTCCGGTGCCGACGGCCAGCAGATCCTTGATGGCCATGACTTCCCCTTCCGCCTAGAGCATTCCGGCGCGGCGCCACAGCACCGCGCTCGGGCCGCCGATCAGGTCGTTGTCCCGCAGGAACCGGACGAGCTTCCGCGCCCCGAACGCCAGCGTCTCCCGCCGGTGCGCGCTGGTCCGCGCCGCCGCGACCGCGACGCCCGGGTCGATCCCCGCGCGCAGGTACTGCCGCGGCCGGGACAGCAGCCGCGACATCAGCAGCGCGCCGACGGCGACCACGATCCGCGCGAACTCCTTGCGCCACCAAGGTGCTTCCGCCAGTTCGCGGACGAGGTCGTCACGCGCGTACCGGACGTGCCGCGCCTCTTCCGTGACGTGGATCCGCATCACCGCGCGGACCACCGGCTGCACCGACTCGTCGTCGAGGTGCTCGCGCTGCAGCGCGTCGAAGATCTCTTCGCCGATCAGCGTCGCGACCCACATCGCCGGCCCGTGGAGGATCGCCGGGAGGGCCTGCGCGGACAGTTGCAGCCAGCGGTTGTTGCGGTACGGCCGTCCGTCGACGCGCTCGATCAGCCGCGCGAACATCGTGGAGTGCCGGCATTCGTCGGCGACCTCGGTCAGCGCGTAGTGCACGTGGCGGGTCGTCGGGTCCTGGCGGTAGGACGCGCGCAGCAGCATCTGCATGAGGATCAGCTCGAACCAGATCCCGACGCTGACGGTGTTCACCAGCTCCTGCCGCGAAAGCTCGATCCGCTGCGCGCGGCTCAGCGTGTCCCACACCGGCGTGCCGTAGAGGGAGACCAGCTTTTCGGGGATGAAGAACTGGTCCTCGTTCAGCGGCGCGGCCCAGTGGACGTCGACGTCCGGGTCGTAGGAGACCGGGCGCTCGAGCGGAGCAGCCGTTCGGCCGTGGCTTCACGATCGCCCATGCGTGCCTCCCTGTGTCGTGTAACACTAGAACGCATGAAACATTTCTCGTCAAGTTGTAAACCAGCCTAGGGTTGGGGCCATGCGCGATCTCCTGAAGCACGCGCTCGAAGCCGACCTCCCCGGCGACGAGACCGCGGAGCGGATCATGGGCGCGGCGCTGACCCAGGCCGAGGACTTCGGGCTGCGCCGGTTCACCGTCGACGACGTCGCGCGCCGCGTCGGCCTCTCGCGGGTGACGATCTACCGCTACTTCCCGAAGAAGGACCAGCTGCTCAACGCGCTGGTGCTGCGGGAGATGAAGCGGTTCCTGACGAAGGTCGACGCCGTCGTCGAGGCGCAGGCGAGCCCGGAGGAGAAGCTCATCGAGGGGTTGAGCTTCTCCCTCGGGTACCTGCGCGGGCACCGGCTGCTCAACCGCCTGCTGCGCACGGAGCCGGAGCTGATCCTCCCGCAGTTGACGGTCCAGGCCGGCGGCCTGTTCGCGGCGGCCCGCACCCGGATCGCGGCGCACTTCCACGCGGAGATCGCGGCGGGCCGGCTCAGCCTGCCCGCCGACGACGTCGACGGGATGGCGGAGCTGCTGATCCGGATCGTGGTGTCGCTGGTGCTGACCCAGGAGACGGTCCTGCCGGTGGACGACGACGTGCAGCGGCGCCGGCTGGCCGAGCTGTACCTTGCGCCGATCGTCCGCTCGCTGCGCCCCTGAATCACCCCTGCCGGGTGGGCCGGATGGTGAGGTCGCCGATCTCGACGTCGTCGGGCTGCTCGATGGCGAACGCGATGGCCCGCGCCACGGCGTCGGGGCTGATGCCGAGCGTCGCCATCGCCTG of the Amycolatopsis sp. NBC_01488 genome contains:
- a CDS encoding DUF2306 domain-containing protein is translated as MRKPAVVLLVVASVFAVVLTYPYLNLDIGESRLEVRDSLQYSVLVAHIFTATVALVLGPLQFMPKVRARRRLHRTLGRVYLLAGVLPSALAAVPVALWSGRLVTQLGLTTAAVLWLVTGALTYRAARRRDFAAHRAWMMRNYALTFLAVTSRVLVPVLLLVQVPFGGVDPGSAPTMIPIGQTLGWVVNLIVVEILIRRGQRPETRSPRRTKRFATRRDAPAA
- a CDS encoding AurF N-oxygenase family protein, producing MNEDQFFIPEKLVSLYGTPVWDTLSRAQRIELSRQELVNTVSVGIWFELILMQMLLRASYRQDPTTRHVHYALTEVADECRHSTMFARLIERVDGRPYRNNRWLQLSAQALPAILHGPAMWVATLIGEEIFDALQREHLDDESVQPVVRAVMRIHVTEEARHVRYARDDLVRELAEAPWWRKEFARIVVAVGALLMSRLLSRPRQYLRAGIDPGVAVAAARTSAHRRETLAFGARKLVRFLRDNDLIGGPSAVLWRRAGML
- a CDS encoding TetR/AcrR family transcriptional regulator; this encodes MRDLLKHALEADLPGDETAERIMGAALTQAEDFGLRRFTVDDVARRVGLSRVTIYRYFPKKDQLLNALVLREMKRFLTKVDAVVEAQASPEEKLIEGLSFSLGYLRGHRLLNRLLRTEPELILPQLTVQAGGLFAAARTRIAAHFHAEIAAGRLSLPADDVDGMAELLIRIVVSLVLTQETVLPVDDDVQRRRLAELYLAPIVRSLRP